One genomic window of Desulfuromonadales bacterium includes the following:
- the folE2 gene encoding GTP cyclohydrolase FolE2, whose protein sequence is MAGMPDLQKSPDTRNIAIDKVGVKDIRYPIVVLDKSKVRQHTVARINMYVDLPHHFKGTHMSRFIEILNQYHGEISIESLDTILQEMKERLEASRAHVELEFPYFIEKQAPVSRARGLMEYQCRMCGTLGESADFVLGVTVPVTSLCPCSKEISQRGAHNQRSAINVQIRYNGHIWLEDLIEWVEGCASAPVYSLLKREDEKAVTEQAYDHPMFVEDMVRAVTEKLAAVEEIVWLRVESENFESIHNHSAYALVEWRRP, encoded by the coding sequence ATGGCCGGCATGCCCGACCTGCAGAAATCGCCGGATACCCGCAACATCGCCATCGACAAGGTGGGGGTGAAGGATATCCGCTACCCGATCGTGGTGCTGGACAAGAGCAAGGTGCGGCAGCACACGGTGGCCCGCATCAACATGTACGTCGACCTCCCGCACCATTTCAAGGGGACGCACATGAGCCGCTTCATCGAGATCCTCAACCAGTATCACGGGGAGATCAGCATCGAGAGTCTCGATACCATCCTCCAGGAGATGAAGGAGCGTCTGGAGGCCTCCCGCGCCCACGTGGAACTGGAGTTCCCCTATTTCATCGAGAAGCAGGCCCCTGTTTCGAGGGCCCGTGGGCTGATGGAGTACCAGTGCCGGATGTGCGGCACCCTCGGGGAGTCGGCCGACTTCGTCCTCGGCGTCACCGTTCCGGTCACCTCTCTCTGTCCCTGCTCGAAGGAGATCAGCCAGCGCGGTGCCCACAACCAGCGCAGCGCCATCAACGTGCAGATTCGTTACAACGGCCACATCTGGCTCGAGGATCTGATCGAGTGGGTGGAGGGGTGCGCCAGCGCTCCGGTCTACTCGCTGCTCAAGCGGGAGGACGAGAAGGCGGTCACCGAACAGGCCTACGATCATCCGATGTTCGTCGAGGACATGGTGCGGGCGGTCACCGAGAAACTTGCCGCCGTTGAGGAGATCGTCTGGTTGCGGGTGGAGTCCGAGAACTTCGAGTCGATCCACAACCACTCCGCCTACGCCCTGGTGGAGTGGAGGCGCCCCTAG